The following are encoded together in the Humulus lupulus chromosome 5, drHumLupu1.1, whole genome shotgun sequence genome:
- the LOC133834778 gene encoding F-box protein PP2-A13-like, which translates to MRAGFSVLAESAESSASAGIGIGIGINFRCSKQANTMLDDLPENCISTIIKYLNPPEICKLALLNRAFHGASLADFVWESKLPSNYKFLVEKLLLLQYQSQNYIPKKLIYSKLCQPNRFDGGTKEAWLEKTTGKLCLSISSKALRITGIDDRRYWNYIPTEESRFHTVAYLQQIWWFEVIGELELELAPGSYSLYFRLQLGKASRRFGRRVCNLDQVHGWDLKPARFHLSTSNGHKASSECHLNNHGNWVHYRVGDFVVENPNMLVRINFSMVQIDCTHTKGGLCLDTVYIYPTEISNKLLKS; encoded by the exons ATGCGGGCTGGTTTCTCAGTGTTGGCTGAATCAGCAGAGAGTAGTGCTAGTGCTGGTATTGGTATTGGTATTGGAATAAACTTTCGCTGTTCGAAGCAGGCGAATACGATGCTGGATGACTTGCCGGAGAATTGTATCTCAACCATAATAAAGTACTTGAATCCACCTGAGATCTGTAAATTGGCTTTGTTGAACCGTGCTTTTCATGGTGCTTCTTTAGCTGATTTTGTTTGGGAGTCAAAGCTCCCATCCAATTACAAGTTTCTTGTTGAGAAACTACTTCTTCTTCAATATCAATCTCAAAACTACATACCTAAGAAACTTATATATTCCAAATTGTGTCAGCCAAATCGCTTCGATGGTGGTACCAAG GAAGCTTGGTTGGAGAAGACTACTGGGAAACTTTGTTTGTCGATTTCATCAAAGGCGTTGAGGATAACTGGAATAGATGATCGAAGGTATTGGAATTACATACCAACTGAAGAATCAAG ATTCCACACAGTGGCCTATCTACAACAAATTTGGTGGTTTGAAGTGATAGGAGAGTTGGAgttagagttggcaccagggagtTATAGCCTGTACTTTCGACTACAATTAGGCAAAGCTTCAAGAAGATTTGGGAGAAGAGTTTGTAACCTTGATCAAGTTCATGGGTGGGATTTAAAGCCAGCTCGGTTCCACTTGTCAACATCCAACGGTCATAAGGCTTCATCAGAATGTCATTTGAACAACCATGGAAATTGGGTCCATTACCGTGTGGGTGATTTTGTAGTGGAAAATCCTAACATGCTCGTCAGGATTAACTTTTCAATGGTTCAAATTGATTGTACACACACCAAAGGTGGTCTCTGCTTAGATACTGTGTATATATACCCAACTGAGATTTCTAATAAGTTGTTGAAATCTTAG
- the LOC133834777 gene encoding F-box protein At4g00755-like — MPKVDNTGDFIFWFAEDISIKILTYLDDSSDVVRVSSVSKLWRQFVIEHDICKQLCLKKFPEISGAAHDVEVNNMIEPVDVGLRNSTKFELLKRNHKIFSFLAKALSSAIRNDCLSTAISASSTDNYPTESIVHTLQPGDRNQNAASYWSSSGQREPSVPETLLYELVTKLCLVTEIHVQPFQAYFQYHYPIYSCKAVRFRMGHLRNLGDSDTDFSDNESEDHALLDDRFVWTYISREFPMVQESFLQKFELPEPALCIGGYLLVELLGRVQKQEIDNLYYICIAHVQVVGRPLLPTFDVEMHEPSGKCSLKHYSETEDLTDNFGSISTPTQQGQPRL; from the exons ATGCCTAAAGTGGATAACACTGGTGATTTTATCTTCTGGTTTGCGGAAGACATATCAATAAAGATTCTCACCTATTTAGATGACTCATCTGATGTAGTCCGTGTTTCCTCTGTTTCAAAGCTCTGGCGGCAATTTG TGATTGAACATGACATCTGTAAACAGCTTTGCTTGAAGAAGTTTCCTGAAATATCTGGTGCTGCTCATGATGTTGAAGTAAACAACATGATAGAACCAGTAGATGTTGGTCTTAGAAACAGTACCAAATTCGAATTGCTAAAGAGGAACcataaaatattttcttttttagcGAAAGCGCTTTCTTCTGCCATTAGAAATGATTGCTTATCGACTGCCATTAGTGCATCCAGCACTGACAATTACCCCACTGAAAGCATTGTGCATACGTTACAACCAGGGGATAGAAATCAGAATGCGGCTTCATACTGGTCAAGCAGTGGGCAACGTGAACCTTCTGTTCCTGAGACACTGCTTTATGAGTTGGTGACCAAGTTGTGTCTGGTCACTGAAATCCATGTTCAACCGTTCCAAG CATATTTTCAGTACCACTACCCAATATACTCATGTAAAGCTGTCCGATTTAGAATGGGCCATCTCAGAAATCTTGGTGATTCGGACACTGACTTTTCAGATAATGAATCTGAGGATCACGCATTGCTAGACGATAGATTTGTATGGACATACATCTCACGTGAATTCCCAATGGTTCAG GAAAGTTTTCTGCAAAAGTTTGAGCTCCCGGAACCTGCTCTCTGTATTGGAGGATATTTGCTAGTTGAGCTTTTGGGCAGGGTCCAAAAACAAGAAATAGACAACTTGTATTATATCTG TATCGCTCATGTCCAAGTCGTGGGGAGACCACTCTTGCCTACTTTTGATGTCGAAATGCATGAACCATCGGGAAAATGCTCATTGAAGCATTATTCAGAAACG GAAGATTTGACTGACAACTTTGGAAGTATTTCAACACCAACCCAGCAAGGCCAGCCTCGGCTCTGA
- the LOC133834776 gene encoding probable transcriptional regulator SLK2 codes for MVPSRVAGGLTQSSSSSGIFFQGDGQSQAVVNSHLSSSFANSSNSIPGTGRSNLGPVSGDMNNAVLNSVANSGPSVGASSLVTDANSALSGGPHLQRSASINTESYLCVPASPMSFSSNNISISGSSVMDGSSVVQQNSHQDHNAQQVQQSQQHQQGASSATSLPTSQTGQVSLPMGVRLPGSFLQDPNNLAQVQKKPRLDIKHEDILQHQVLQLLQRQDSMQFQGRNPQLQALLQQQRLRQQQQMLQSMPQLQRAQLQQQQQQQHQQQQQMQLRQLQQQQAMQQPQSGIKRPFDGGVCSRRLMQYLYHQRQRPADNTIAYWRKFVAEYYSPRAKKRWCLSLYENVGHHALGVFPQAAMDAWQCDICGSKSGRGFEATSEVLPRLNEIKFGSGVIDELIFLDLPRESRSSTGIMMLEYGKAVQESVYEQLRVIREGRLRIIFTQDLKILSWEFCARRHEELLLRRLVAPQVHQLVQVAQKCQTTIAESGSDGVSQQDLQTNSNMVLSAGRQLAKSMELQSLNDLGFSKRYVRCLQISEVVNSMKDLIDFCGEHKVGPIEGLKNYPRQSSAAKLQMQKMQEMEQLASVQGMPTDRNTLNKLMALHPGLTNQMNNNHQMVNRGALSGSAQAAMALTNYQNLLMRSNSMNSNPNSLQQEASSSFNNSNQSPSSPYQGAASLIPGSMQHVSASGYSSPHLPPQQQQQQRSMSSNNMLQQNHPQTTQGNQALQQQQMIQQLMQEMSSNSGVVQQQSLSGGNANGVRNGTSYGGNTSAAAAATTANVGGSNGPAPSRSNSFKAASNSDSSAAGGNNGFHQRTPELPQNLHLQGDMTTDISHEFTENGFFNNDLDDNMGYGWKA; via the exons ATGGTGCCTTCTCGGGTGGCTGGAGGGCTAACACAATCTTCCTCAAGTTCTGGAATTTTCTTTCAAGGAGACGGGCAGTCCCAAGCTGTTGTTAACTCTCACTTGAGCTCATCCTTCGCGAATTCTTCTAATTCAATTCCTGGAACTGGGCGTTCGAATTTGGGTCCGGTTTCTGGGGACATGAACAATGCAGTGTTGAACAGTGTTGCGAATTCTGGTCCAAGTGTTGGGGCAAGTTCTTTGGTCACAGATGCAAATTCTGCACTTTCAGGAGGTCCACATTTGCAGAGAAGTGCAAGCATCAATACAGAGTCATATTTATGTGTGCCAGCATCACCAATGTCATTTTCGTCAAATAACATTAGCATCTCTGGGTCATCGGTTATGGATGGATCATCTGTAGTGCAGCAGAATTCACATCAGGACCATAATGCTCAACAAGTACAGCAAAGTCAGCAGCATCAACAAGGAGCATCAAGTGCTACATCATTACCCACTTCACAAACTGGTCAAGTTTCACTTCCAATGGGTGTGCGCCTTCCTGGATCTTTCCTTCAGGATCCAAATAATTTAGCCCAGGTGCAAAAGAAACCCCGGTTGGATATCAAGCATGAAGATATTCTGCAACATCAGGTGTTACAACTCCTGCAGAGACAGGACAGCATGCAGTTCCAAGGCCGCAATCCACAGTTACAAGCTTTGCTTCAGCAGCAGAGATTACGGCAGCAGCAACAGATGTTGCAGTCTATGCCGCAGTTGCAGAGAGCCCAattgcagcagcagcagcagcagcaacatcaACAACAACAGCAGATGCAGTTGAGGCAACTGCAGCAGCAGCAGGCTATGCAGCAGCCACAATCTGGAATAAAACGGCCGTTTGATGGTGGTGTATGTTCTCGGCGGCTGATGCAATATCTATATCATCAGCGGCAAAGACCAGCT GATAATACCATTGCATATTGGAGGAAGTTTGTCGCAGAGTACTACTCTCCTCGTGCAAAAAAAAGATGGTGCTTATCTTTATATGAAAATGTTGGGCACCATGCTCTTGGTGTGTTCCCTCAGGCAGCTATG GATGCCTGGCAGTGTGACATTTGTGGTTCAAAGTCTGGAAGGGGTTTTG AGGCAACGTCAGAAGTGCTCCCTCGACTTAATGAGATTAAGTTTGGCAGTGGAGTCATCGATGAGCTTATTTTTTTGGACTTGCCACGTGAAAGCAGATCCTCGACTGGTATAATGATGCTGGAGTATGGAAAAGCAGTACAAGAAAGTGTGTATGAGCAGCTTCGTGTTATTCGTGAAGGTCGACTTCGCATCATATTTACGCAGGATTTAAAG ATCTTATCATGGGAGTTTTGTGCCCGTCGCCACGAAGAACTTCTTCTTCGGAGGTTGGTTGCACCACAG gTGCACCAGCTGGTTCAGGTTGCACAGAAATGCCAAACCACAATTGCTGAAAGTGGATCAGATGGGGTTTCTCAGCAAGATTTACAAACAAACAGCAACAT GGTACTATCAGCTGGACGACAGCTGGCCAAGAGCATGGAGCTACAGTCACTGAACGACTTGGGTTTTTCTAAAAGATATGTGAGGTGTTTGCAG ATCTCCGAGGTCGTGAATAGTATGAAAGATCTGATTGATTTTTGCGGGGAGCACAAAGTTGGGCCTATTG AGGGGTTGAAGAATTATCCTCGACAATCTAGTGCTGCCAAGCTACAAATGCAAAAGATGCAGGAAATGGAGCAGCTAGCGAGTGTTCAGGGTATGCCAACGGACAGGAATACTCTTAATAAGCTAATGGCATTGCATCCTGGGTTAACTAATCAAATGAACAACAACCATCAAATGGTTAACCGGGGAGCTTTAAGTGGTTCAGCACAAGCTgctatggcactgactaattaccAGAATTTGCTCATGAGGTCGAACTCGATGAATTCAAACCCCAACTCTCTACAACAAGAGGCTTCATCGTCCTTTAACAATTCCAACCAAAGCCCCTCATCACCTTACCAAGGAGCTGCTTCTTTAATACCAGGATCCATGCAGCACGTATCTGCTAGTGGCTACTCTAGCCCTCACCTACCTCcacaacagcagcagcagcagcgctCGATGAGTTCTAATAACATGCTACAACAGAACCATCCACAGACCACTCAAGGCAACCAGGCCTTGCAGCAGCAGCAGATGATCCAGCAACTGATGCAGGAGATGTCGTCTAATAGTGGAGTGGTGCAACAACAGTCTCTCTCTGGAGGAAATGCTAATGGGGTGAGGAATGGAACAAGTTATGGGGGTAACACTTCAGCGGCAGCTGCAGCTACAACTGCCAATGTAGGAGGAAGTAATGGACCTGCCCCAAGCAGGAGTAACAGTTTTAAAGCTGCATCGAACAGTGACAGTTCAGCAGCTGGTGGTAACAATGGATTCCACCAGAGAACACCAGAGTTGCCCCAGAATCTTCATTTGCAAGGGGATATGACAACGGACATTTCCCATGAGTTCACGGAAAACGGGTTTTTCAACAATGATCTTGACGATAACATGGGGTATGGCTGGAAGGCATGA